From a region of the Equus przewalskii isolate Varuska chromosome 2, EquPr2, whole genome shotgun sequence genome:
- the CA6 gene encoding carbonic anhydrase 6, protein MQAPLTLLSLLLLGAQAGQHWTYSDGELDEAHWSNEYPTCGGDRQSPIDLQSKKMWYNPSLKPLTLVGYEDQEGEFSMTNNGHTVQISLRPTMHMEAADGTKYVAEQMHFHWGGGASEISGSEHTIDGIRYVTEIHLVHYNSKYGSYDIAKDEPDGLAVLAVLVEVSDYAENTYYSKFLSHLSEVRYSGQSTVLSGLNIQDMLPKDLRYYYSYQGSLTTPPCTENVQWFLLADPVKLSKSQVLKLENSLLDSQNKTLNNGYRSTQHLNGRVVETNFIYHPNQQSVLGSELQFHLTRIDNNLEYFRRLIEQKQVKRKGKY, encoded by the exons ATGCAGGCTCCGCTGACCTTGCTGTCTCTGCTCCTCCTGGGAGCCCAGGCCGGGCAGCACTGGACCTACTCAG ACGGGGAGCTGGATGAAGCGCACTGGTCGAATGAGTACCCCACCTGCGGGGGCGACAGACAGTCGCCCATCGACCTGCAGAgtaagaagatgtggtacaacCCATCCTTGAAGCCTCTGACCCTGGTGGGCTACGAGGACCAGGAGGGCGAGTTCTCCATGACCAACAACGGCCACACAG TGCAGATCAGCCTGCGCCCCACCATGCACATGGAGGCTGCCGATGGCACCAAGTACGTAGCTGAGCAGATGCACTTCCACTGGGGCGGTGGGGCCTCAGAGATCAGCGGCTCTGAGCACACCATCGACGGGATCAGATATGTGACTGAG ATTCACCTTGTTCACTACAATTCTAAATACGGGAGCTACGATATAGCCAAGGATGAACCTGATGGTTTGGCAGTGCTGGCAGTCCTCGTTGAG GTCAGTGATTACGCTGAGAACACCTATTACAGCAAGTTCCTTTCTCACCTGAGTGAGGTCAGGTATTCAG GACAAAGCACAGTTCTGAGTGGCCTCAACATTCAGGACATGCTACCCAAGGACCTCCGCTACTACTACAGCTACCAGGGGTCACTCACCACTCCTCCCTGTACCGAGAATGTGCAGTGGTTTCTGCTGGCGGATCCCGTCAAGCTCTCCAAGTCACAG GTTTTGAAGCTAGAGAACTCCTTATTGGATAGCCAGAACAAGACCCTCAACAATGGTTACCGCAGTACCCAGCACCTGAATGGCAGAGTGGTGGAAACCAACTTCATATATCACCCTAATCAGC AATCTGTTCTCggctctgagctccagtttcacCTAACCAGGATCGACAATAACCTTGAATACTTTAGAAGATTAATTGAACAGAAGCAagtaaagagaaaaggcaaatattAA